AGGGACATGGCGCCAGGGACGCGTGAGCGGGCGCTGCAGAAGCTGGCCGGCCGGGATGGCACCTCGCGCCGCCGGCGCATGGCTCAGTCCGTGGGCATCGAGTCGATGCGGCTGCTGCCCATGTGGGCGGCGGATCCCGTGCGGTTCAGCGACGACGGCGACAAGCCCCGGGACATCGCCGAGACGGCCGTCGACATGGGAATCCCGGACGACCTGTTGTGGGTGGCGTCGGCCCTGGCCAGCATGCGCCGGCAGTTCCCCATCCGGGCCGAGGTATGCCGCACCGAGTTCACGGTCTCGGCGAGCCGCCGCATCAAGGCCAAGATGGTCCAAGAGGGCTACGGCGGCCGGTTCACCGAACGGCAGTACCGAACGGAGCTGGAGAAGGGCATCGAGTGGTTCCGAGCCTCCCGTCACCTGGCCGCTTGACATCGGCGTCACAGAAAGTCACGATTCTGCCAGCATCAATAAATCCCTCTGGAGCCCGGCCAAGCGTCGGGCTTCTGCGTTTTCAGAGGTCCGCCGGTCGCCATGTGAGTGGTCCGGCTACTCCCGGAGAAGTCCGGGCGAGGTTGAGGATTGGCAATAGCCGGTCGCCTCGATTCGGTCCAGATGCGGGGCTCACACCCTGAGCGGACGCCGGAACCGTAACCGGCTTGGTTTCAGGGGATCAAAGGCGTGTCTGCGGTGCGGGTGTCGGTCCTGGCCCGTTTCGCGGTCGTTGGTTCGATTCCGACAACCCCTGGACCTGCCCAACCCAATCCGCAGACATCCCGCGCACGTGCGCGCGAGGCCACACAACCCAGGCCCTGCCGGCAACGGTGGGGCCTTCGCATTTCTGGACGCCGCATGAGCATCGAACAGGCCAAGGCCATCAATCGGGACGCCATCACGCCGGCGCTGCACCTGCTGCCGGCGCGCCTGGACACGCTGCAGGCCCGGGTCGAGCTGCTGGCGATCTGCGGTCAGGAGGCGGACTTCCGCCACCGGTGGCAGGTCGTGAACCCCGCGCGGCCCGAGGTGCGCGGCGCTGCGCGCGGGCTATGGCAATTCGAGCGCGGCGGCGGGGTAAAGGGCGTCCTGGGACACGTACAGACTGCCCTGGCGGCGAACGCGCTGTGCCGGGCGCGTGGCGTGGACCCGGAGGCGTCGGCAGTGCATGCGGCCCTGGAGCGGGACGACATCCTCGCGGCAGGCTTCGCCCGGCTGCTGCTGTGGAGCGACCCAGCCCCGCTGCCGGCCGTGGGCGACGTGAACGGCGGATGGCAGCTGTACCTGCGCACCTGGCGGCCGGGCGCGTATACGGACGGCACGCCGGCTCAGCGCGTCCGCCTGCGCGGGAAGTGGGCCGGCTACTACGCCACGGCGCGCGAAGCGCTGGAGGCGGCATGAGCATGGACATGCAGCCCGATCAGGACGGACGCACCAAGCTCACCCTTGGCCCGATCGAGAAGGCGATATCGGGCGCTATCGGCGCCGCCTTGGTCATCGGCTTCTCGTGGCTGGTGGCCTCCATGCAATCCGTGCTGACCCAGCAGCAGGTGACCGCCCAGCAGCTGGTGTCGATGAACCAGCAGCTGCAGACCATCAACACCCAGCTCGCCGACGTGCCGGCGCTGAAACTGGAAGTGGCCAAGACGCAGATCAAGGTCGATCAGCACGACCAGGAAATCAAAGAGCTGCGACAGCTCAGGGGCATCAAATGAAAGTCCAGCTGATCGAGGACTGGCGCGCCGCGTGGCGTCTGTGGTCCGTGCGCTACGCCGTGGCGCTGGCGGCCCTGCCGGAGCTGCTGTACCAGGTCGCCCAGGCGCTGGGCCAGGTGCTGCCGCAGCTGCCGGCCGTGGCGCTGGACTACCTGCCGCCCTGGCTGCGCGCCGCCTGCGCGGTGCTGTCGCTCATCGCGGTGGCCCTGCGCATGCTGCGGCAGCCCGCGCCGCCCTGTCCGCCGGCCGGGCCCGCGCCGTGAACATCCCCGATCCCATCGCGCCCTATGTGGGCCTGCTGCGCATCGCCTTGTGGTGCGCTGCCGCCGGCTCGATCTTCATCGGCGGCTGCCGGCACGGTGAGTCGAACGGCCGGGCCGACGTGGACAAGGCCCAGGGCGAGCTGGCCAAGGCCAACGAGCGCGCCGCCGCGAATCTGGCCACCGCGAACGCCTGCGGCGCATCGCTGGCCAACGTCAACCGCGAGACCGGATTGGCCCAGAAGCGTGCCGAGGAATGGAAGCGCGCCGCGGACATCGCCGACGAGCGTGCAGCCAAGGCCAAGGCGGACGCCGCCGCAGCCTCTGCGCGCGCGGACAAGGCCCTGCAGGCGGCCAAGGCCAAGCCCGCATGTGCGGCGCAGCTGGCAATGGCCCTGTGCCCGGAGATCCCCGTCCTATGAACCGCCTACTGCTGATCGTCGTTCTGCTGCCGCTGGCCGGCTGGGGCGGCTGCTCCCGCGTGGTCAAGCCGACCATCCCCGAGACGGTCTATGTAAAGGTCGAAGTGCCCGCGCAGCTGCCGGCCTCGCTGACCGCGCCGTGCCCGCCCGTGCGCGCGGCGTCACGGACCGTGGAGGCGGTGGTCGCGGCCTACAACACCAACCTCCCGGCGCAGGCCGACTGCGACCAGCGCATGGGCGAGATCCGCAAGCTGACGGTGCCGCCGGTAGGGCAGACCAAGCCGTGAAGAAGCCCCCCAAGGTCCGCCTGCGCGACAACGAGCCGCTGCAGGACTACTACCAGGACAGGGACGGCGCACGGTACGCCGTTGCGCGCCTGCTGGACGACGCGAAGGATCTGCCGGTGTTCGAGGTGCCGCTGGCCGGCCTGAACCTATCGAGCGAACCCTGGAACGGCGAGAACATGCGCGGCCTGGCGCATCACGTTCGCGCCTGCATGAACGCCGACCTGAGCTACCCGATCCTACTGGACTGGAATGGCGCCATTGCTGACGGTCGGCACCGGGTGCTGAAGGCCATCGCCTTGGGCAAGCGCACGATCAAGGCGCGCCGGATGCATTGGAAGCCCGTGCCAGATAGGGAGGCGCCCTGATGGAAGCCAAGAAGACCAAGGACGCAGCGGTCGCGAAGAAGGGCGGCAAGCCGAGCCTGTACTCGCCCGAGGTGGTCGAAGCCATCGCCGCGCGCCTGAGCCAGGGCGAGCCCATGGCGGTGATCTGCCGAGACGAGGGCATGCCCGCCTACCGGACCGTGAAGGACTGGATGGATAGCCGCAGCGACGTGGCGGCCCTCATCGCGCTAGCGCGCGTAGAGGGGTTCGATTCGCTCGCCGCAGAGTGCCTGGAGATCGCCGACGACTCGCGCAATGACTGGATGGAGCGGGCTGCGGACGGAGGCGACGAGGTGGCGCTGCAGTTCAACGGCGAGCATGTCCAGCGCTCCAAACTGCGGATCGAAACCCGCCTCAAGCTGCTGGCCAAGTGGGATCCGAAGCGCTATGGCGAACGCCTGGCGCTGGATCACGACGTGGTCGGCAACCTGGCGGACCGGCTCCAGGCCGCACGCAAGCGAGCCGATGGCGGCTGATCCCGAGCAGGAGCTGATCGAGGCGGTCGCCTCGTTCCAGCTGGACCCGCTGGGCTACGCGCTGTTCGTCTTCCCATGGGGGGAGAAGGGCACGCCACTTGAGGGTAAGTCGCTGCGCAAGTGGCAGCGCAAGCGGTTGCAGCGAATTGGGGAGCGTCTACAGGGCGGGGCGGCGGACGCGGGGGAAGTGATCCGCCAGGCCGTCGCGTCCGGCCATGGCATCGGCAAGTCCGCGCTGGTGGCGATGCTCATCAAGTGGGCATTCGACACCTTCGAGGACACGCGCGGCGTCGTGACGGCGAACACCGACAACCAGCTCAGGACGAAGACCTGGGCTGAGGTGTCGAAGTGGCACGAGATGAGCCTGACCAAGCACTGGGCCACGCTGACGGCCACGGCGCTGATCAGCACCGCCCCGGGCCACGACAAGACCTGGCGCATCGATGCGGTGCCGTGGTCCGAAAGCAACACCGAAGCGTTCGCCGGCCTGCACAACGAGGGCAAGCGGCTACTGCTGATCTTCGACGAGGCATCCGCCATCGCCGACAAGGTGTGGGAAGTCGCCGAGGGCGCCCTGACAGACCAGGGAACCGAGATCATCTGGGCCGCTTTCGGCAACCCGACGCGCAACACCGGCGAGTTCCGCGAGTGCTTCCGCAAGCACGCGCACCTGTGGGAGCGCGAGCAGATCGACAGCCGGACTGTCGAGGGCACCAACCTCGTCGAGTTGCAGAAGATGGTCGACGCGCACGGCGAGGATTCGGACCGGGTCAAGGTCCGCATCCGTGGCCTGTTCCCGTCGATGTCGGCCAAGCAGTTCATCGCGCAGGCCGATGCCGATGCGGCCTACGGGCGGCATCTACGGCCGGAGCAGTACGACTTCGCGCCGAAGATCCTCACCCTGGATCCGGCCTGGGAGGGGGACGACGAACTGGTGTTCGGCCTGCGCCAGGGTCTGAGGTTCCGCATCCTGCGGACGATGTCCAAGAACGACAACGACGTGGTCGTGGCCACGATCCTTGCGCAGCTGGAGGATGAGCACAAGGCCGACGCGGTGTTCATCGACGCCGGCTACGGCACGGGCATCAAGTCGGTGGGCACCACCTGGGGACGTGACTGGCGCCTCGTCTGGTTTGCCGGCGAGGCAGGGGATAAGGGTTGCCTCAACAAGCGCGCGGAGATTTGGAAGCTGATGCGCGACTGGCTCAAGGAGGGCGGCGCGATCGAGGAAGACCCGCAGCTGCTCGACGAGCTGACGGCCCCGGAGACCGTGCCGCGCACGGACGGAAAGATTCAGCTTGAATCGAAAAAGGACATGAAGAAGCGCGGCGCTTCGAGCCCCAACCGGGCCGACTCGCTGGCGCTGAGCTTCGCGTATCCCATCGTTGCCAAGGGCGGCCGAGGCGCCGGCGCTGGCAAGGCTCGAACGATGGACGACCTCAACCACCAGGACTACTGACCGATGCGCATGCATCCCCTGGCGCTGGCGATCCGCTACGCGCTGCTGACCATCCGGAGCAACTGACCATGTGCTTCAGCGCATCCAAGCCGAAGACCCCGCAGTACATCACCAACCCGGGCGCTGACGCCGACCAGACCCAGGCCAACACCGCTGAGCAGCGCCGCCGCGCGCAGCTGGCCGGCGGTCAAAGCTCCACGCTGCTGACCGGCTCCCAGGGCGATACCAGCGCCGCGGTCACCGGCAAGAAGACCCTGCTGGGCGCCTGACCCATGGCCGAGAAAATCGCCCCCGGCCGGAGTCTCGCCCAGCAGATGCTGAGCCGCCTTGGGCAGCTGAAAAGCGAGCGTGCCTCTTGGGACGCGCACTGGCGCGAGCTGGACGAGTACGTTCAGCCGCGCTCATCGCGCTTCCTGTTCAGCGACCGCAACAAGGGCGGCAAGGCCAACCAGCGCATCCTCAACAACCAGGCCACGCGCAGCCACACGCGCCTGGCCAGCGGGCTCAAGTCCGGTCTGACCAACCCGGCCCAGCCCTGGCTGAAGCTCGGCGCCGCCGATGCCACGCTGGGGGACGTGTACGACGTCCAGGTATGGCTCGACGAAACCTCAGGCCGTGTGCTTTCCGCGTTCGGCCGGTCGAACTTCTACACCCAGATGGATCTGGTGTACGAATCGCTGGGCCTGTACGGCATCGGCGCGCTGGGCATCTTCGAGGAGGACGAGGACGACATCCGCTGCGAGTTCTATCCGGTCGGCAGCTACTACGTGGCCTGCAGCCGCAGCACGCGGATCGACACCTTCTACCGGGAGTTTCAGAAGAAGGTCGTGGAGATGGTTTCCGACTACGGCCTGGAGAATTGCAGCGCCGCAGTGCAGAGCTCCTACAGGAACAACAGCCTCGACGACCTGTTCACCGTCATCCACGTCATCGAGCCCAACATTGGCCGCAACGCCGAGAGCGCGCTGAGCAAGGACAAGCGCTGGCGCAGCTACTACTTCGAGCCGAGCGAAGCTGCGGCCAACAAGTTCCTCAAGCAGTCCGGCTTCGATGAGTTCCCGATCATGGCGCCGCGGTGGCGGCAGGTTGGCAATGAGGCCTATGGACGCTCGCCGGCGATGGACGCACTGGGCGACATCAAGGAGCTGCAGTACCACGAGCGGAAGAAGAAGCAGGCCATCGCCAAGATGGTCGAGCCGCCGATGGTGGCGCCGACGTCCTTGCGCAATCAGGCCGCCAGCACCATCCCGGGAGAGATCACCTATGTCGATTCGACCAATGCGCACGACGGCTTCCGGCCGGCGTACCAGGTTCAGTTTGACGTGGCTGACACGCGCGGCGAGATCAACGCGATCGAGTCGCGGATCCAGGAGACTTTCTTCGAGGACGTGTTCCGCGCCATCACCAACGTCCAGCGCGGCAACATGCGCGAGATCGAGGTCCAGGAGCGCGTGCAGGAACGCATGATGCAGATGGGGCCAGTGCTCAACCGGATGAACGACGAGCTGCTGGATCTAGCTGTCGACCGTGTGTTCGCCATCCTGGCCCGACGCGGAAAGCTGCCGCCGCCGCCCGAGGATCTGGAGGGCGCGGACCTCAAGATCGAGTACGTGTCGATCCTCCAGCAGGCCCAGCGCCAGGCCGGCCTGCAGGATCTGCAGCAGTTCATCGCCTTCCTGGGCAACATCGCCGGCATCTATCGCGAGGACGCGCTGGATGTCACCACGCCCGACAGGATCATGGATTCGGTCGCCGGCAAGCTGGGCATCGATCGCAAGACGCTGACTAGCGCCGATGAGCGCGCCGCGGCCCGTCAATCCCGCGCGCGCGCCGCTCAAATCCAGCAGATGGCGTCGCTTGCCCAGCCGGCGATGCAAGCCACGCAGGCGGCGAAGAACGTGGCTGAGATGCCGATCAACACGGGCGTGGCGGCGGCGCTGGGGGTGGGCTGATGGCCCTGACCAAGCGCCAGATCGAGGCAGAGGCGAGGAGGCAGCGGCAGCGCGACATCAAGGCGGTCGCGCGCACGCCGGAAGGTCTGCGCTTCATCTGCAGCGTGCTGGAGACCCTGGGCCTGTACCGGCTCAGCTTCAACGCCGAGAACACGCACGCCACCGCATTCCGCGAGGGCGAGCGCAACGCGGGGTTACGACTGCTGGCTCAGCTCGACGAGGCTGACCCGGGCATCTATCTCCGCATCATCCAATCTAAGCAGGAGCAGAAAGACCGTGAGCGAATCGAGCGAGAGCGCAACCCCGACGCCGACCCCGACACCAGCGGCCACGCCGGGCAGTGAGGGCGGCGCAGGCGGCCAGGGCGGCCAGGCCACGCCGCCGGGCGGTGAACAGGGCGGCGGGAAGCCGCCGGTAGAGGCTGGAGCCGAGGGCGCAGACAAGGGCGAAGGTGGCAAGCCTGCCGGTGAGGGCGACGCGCCCGTCGTGCCCGAGGCCTACGAGTTCAAGCTGCCCGAGGGCATGGAGGGCGTCGAGGTCGACAAGGCGATGGGCGAGGCCTTCACGCCCGTGCTCAAGGACTTGGGCCTGACGCAGGAGCAGGTCAACAAGCTGACCGAGGCCTACGCCAAGCAGGTCAAGGAGGGCAGTGACAAGGTCCGCACCGACCTGGAGGCGCAGTGGACCGGCCGCGTCAAAAGCTGGGAGGAAGCGGCGCGCAAGAACACCGAATACGGCGGCGAGCACTTCGACGCCAACCTGGATCTGGCCCGCCAGACCCTGGACAGATACAGCACGCCTGAGTTGAAGGCGCTGCTGGCAGAGACCGGGCTGGGAAGCCACCCGGACCTGATCGGAGCATTCGTGAAGATCGGGAAGGCCACGGCCGAGGACCGGCCGAAAAACGCGGCCGCGGGTAGCGGCACAGCACCAACCTCCATTGCGGATCGCCTCTTCGGGAAACCCGCGTAACCCCAACCCAACCCAACCAATCCCCAGCCGCCGCAAGGCGGTTTTTTTATTCCTACGGAGAACACCATGGCCACCATTGGCGGCGATGCAGTAACCCTCATCGACGTGGCGAAGCGACTGGACCCGGACGGCAGCGTCCCGGACATCGCCGAGCTGCTCACCCAGAACAACGAAATCCTGCTGGACATTCCGTGGTACGAGGGCAACCTGCCCACCGGCCACCGCGTGACCCAGCGCACCGGCCTGCCGGCGGCGTACTACCGCAAGATGAACGCCGGTATCCCGAAGTCCAAGAGCACCACCGCGCAGATCGACGAGGCGTTCGGTGAGCTGACCGCGTTGAGCGAGATCGACAAGTCGATCGCCGACCTCAACGGAAACACCACGGCTTTCCGCCTGTCCGAGTCGCGCCCCTTCATCGAGGCGATGAACCAGACGTTCTGCACCAAGCTGTTCTATGGCAACGTCGCCGCGAACGGCGAGGAGATCCAGGGCCTGGCCCCTCGATTCTCCAGCCTGAGCGCAGCTAACGGCGTCAACATCATCGACGCCGGCGGCACGGGCTCGAACAACACCTCTCTGTGGCTGGTCGGCTGGTCCGATCACACCGTGTGGGGCGGCTTCCCGAAGGGCTCGAAGGCCGGTATCCAGTTCACCCCCGGTGATGGCGACGACTGGGCGTTCGATGCGAGCAACAACCGCTTCCGCGCCTACATCGACGACTACAAGTGGCACAACGGCCTGGTCATGAAGGACTGGCGCTTCGTGGTCCGCATCGCGAACATCGACGTGACCGCGCTGACCAAGAACGCCGCGTCTGGCGCCGATCTGCTCGACCTCGTCGCGCAGGCCGTCGAGCGCATCCACTCGCTCACCGGTGTGACGCCGCGCTTCTACGGCAACCGCACCCTCTCGTCCTTCTTCCGCCGTCAGACCGTGAACAAGGTCGCCAACAGCACCCTCGCGTGGGGTGATGTCGCCGGCAAGCGGATCCTGATGCTGGAAGAAGTTCCGTTCCGCCGCGTCGATGCGCTGCTGAACACCGAAGCCCGCGTGGTCTAACCGGAGAACCAAGCCATGTTCCTCGACGCAAAAAACGAGTTCTCGACGGCGCAGACCATTGCGACCGCCGTGTCCACCAACACCATCGACCTCACCCCGCTCAAGGCGGCGGCGCGCGACATTGGTATCGGCCAGCCGATCTATCTGGTGCTGACCACGCCGACCACCCTGGCCGGCACCTCGCCGACCCTGACCGTCGCGATCCAGACCGACGACAACACCGCGTTCTCCTCGCCGGCGGTCCTGGCGACGAGCGCGGCCTACGCCCCGGCCGACTTCGCGAACGGTCCGATCGTCATCCCGCTGCCGAGCGGCGCCGAGAAGTACCTGCGGCTCAGCTACACCGCGGGCGGCACGGTCACGGCGGGCACGGTCACCGCAGGCCTGACGCTGGACGCCCAGCGCCTGAAGGTCTACCCGCGCAACTACACGGTCTAAGGGAGGGCTGACACATGACCATCAAAGTGAAGGCCATCGCCGAGGGCTACTACGGCGACGTGCTGCGCATCCCGGGCACCGCCAACGCGGAGTTCGAGATCGGCAGCGAGGAGGAGCTGGGCAAGTGGATGGAGGTGGTCGGCGGGAAGGCCTCCTCCGACGATCCGCCGCCGGCCGATCCGTTCCTGGATCGCACCGTGGCGGACATCACCGGCGATCTGGCGTCGCTCACGCCCGAGCAGCTGGTCAGCTACCGCGATGCGGAGTCGAAGGGCAAGGCGCGCAAGGGCGTGCTGGAAGCCATCGACGCCGAGACCGCGGCGCGCTCGGCCGACGCGTAACCCACCCACCCACCGCAGCAGAGACAGGGGGCGCCTTCGGGCGCCCTCTGCATTTCTGGAGAGAGCGCAATGAAGCTGGTATCGATGAAGAAGACCGACGAGGAGGAAAAGAAGGAAGCCTCGTCCGAGTGCTGCGGCGACTACAAGGAGCCCGACTACCCGTGGGGCCTGCGTGTCCGTCTGGAGGACGAGCAGCTGGAGGCCCTGGGCATCGGGAGCATGCCGCCGGTGGGCGCTCCGATGGAGCTACAGGCCCTGGCCAAGGTGATTTCGGTCTCTGAGGAGCAGGTAGAGGG
The window above is part of the Pseudoxanthomonas sp. X-1 genome. Proteins encoded here:
- a CDS encoding portal protein, which encodes MAEKIAPGRSLAQQMLSRLGQLKSERASWDAHWRELDEYVQPRSSRFLFSDRNKGGKANQRILNNQATRSHTRLASGLKSGLTNPAQPWLKLGAADATLGDVYDVQVWLDETSGRVLSAFGRSNFYTQMDLVYESLGLYGIGALGIFEEDEDDIRCEFYPVGSYYVACSRSTRIDTFYREFQKKVVEMVSDYGLENCSAAVQSSYRNNSLDDLFTVIHVIEPNIGRNAESALSKDKRWRSYYFEPSEAAANKFLKQSGFDEFPIMAPRWRQVGNEAYGRSPAMDALGDIKELQYHERKKKQAIAKMVEPPMVAPTSLRNQAASTIPGEITYVDSTNAHDGFRPAYQVQFDVADTRGEINAIESRIQETFFEDVFRAITNVQRGNMREIEVQERVQERMMQMGPVLNRMNDELLDLAVDRVFAILARRGKLPPPPEDLEGADLKIEYVSILQQAQRQAGLQDLQQFIAFLGNIAGIYREDALDVTTPDRIMDSVAGKLGIDRKTLTSADERAAARQSRARAAQIQQMASLAQPAMQATQAAKNVAEMPINTGVAAALGVG
- a CDS encoding terminase, producing the protein MAADPEQELIEAVASFQLDPLGYALFVFPWGEKGTPLEGKSLRKWQRKRLQRIGERLQGGAADAGEVIRQAVASGHGIGKSALVAMLIKWAFDTFEDTRGVVTANTDNQLRTKTWAEVSKWHEMSLTKHWATLTATALISTAPGHDKTWRIDAVPWSESNTEAFAGLHNEGKRLLLIFDEASAIADKVWEVAEGALTDQGTEIIWAAFGNPTRNTGEFRECFRKHAHLWEREQIDSRTVEGTNLVELQKMVDAHGEDSDRVKVRIRGLFPSMSAKQFIAQADADAAYGRHLRPEQYDFAPKILTLDPAWEGDDELVFGLRQGLRFRILRTMSKNDNDVVVATILAQLEDEHKADAVFIDAGYGTGIKSVGTTWGRDWRLVWFAGEAGDKGCLNKRAEIWKLMRDWLKEGGAIEEDPQLLDELTAPETVPRTDGKIQLESKKDMKKRGASSPNRADSLALSFAYPIVAKGGRGAGAGKARTMDDLNHQDY
- the gp10 gene encoding capsid staple protein, with translation MKKTDEEEKKEASSECCGDYKEPDYPWGLRVRLEDEQLEALGIGSMPPVGAPMELQALAKVISVSEEQVEGKPKRCLELQITDLAVGGIRMPIADRLFAKGAEQG
- a CDS encoding major capsid protein, giving the protein MATIGGDAVTLIDVAKRLDPDGSVPDIAELLTQNNEILLDIPWYEGNLPTGHRVTQRTGLPAAYYRKMNAGIPKSKSTTAQIDEAFGELTALSEIDKSIADLNGNTTAFRLSESRPFIEAMNQTFCTKLFYGNVAANGEEIQGLAPRFSSLSAANGVNIIDAGGTGSNNTSLWLVGWSDHTVWGGFPKGSKAGIQFTPGDGDDWAFDASNNRFRAYIDDYKWHNGLVMKDWRFVVRIANIDVTALTKNAASGADLLDLVAQAVERIHSLTGVTPRFYGNRTLSSFFRRQTVNKVANSTLAWGDVAGKRILMLEEVPFRRVDALLNTEARVV
- a CDS encoding DNA packaging protein, giving the protein MEAKKTKDAAVAKKGGKPSLYSPEVVEAIAARLSQGEPMAVICRDEGMPAYRTVKDWMDSRSDVAALIALARVEGFDSLAAECLEIADDSRNDWMERAADGGDEVALQFNGEHVQRSKLRIETRLKLLAKWDPKRYGERLALDHDVVGNLADRLQAARKRADGG
- a CDS encoding Bbp16 family capsid cement protein, which gives rise to MFLDAKNEFSTAQTIATAVSTNTIDLTPLKAAARDIGIGQPIYLVLTTPTTLAGTSPTLTVAIQTDDNTAFSSPAVLATSAAYAPADFANGPIVIPLPSGAEKYLRLSYTAGGTVTAGTVTAGLTLDAQRLKVYPRNYTV